atataAGTGTTCAGTAGTCAGTGTTTTTTGTTTATACAACTTATCATAAAATAAGATATGCTGTgaaaaaacattaacatgaaaacaATGTTTCCATTTCCATATTTTGCCGATCACACTTATTTTGGTATTATTGTCCTAGACATGTGTACAGGTATTGTGAGCATAAATAGAATCTCGCGAACAACGACAATACAGGTAACAAAAATGCCAGTAGGTGTTGTAACTATCTATTTGATTACGAAGCTAATGCAAAAATTGAAAGATGTATAAAAGTACCGAATGTATCAGACGAAATCAGCTGGTCTGACTTTCATTTCGGAGAATCTAAAATGAATACTGGTGTTTCCTCCACGGGTACCACTCTATACCAGTCCCGTCCATTGATGGCTGACCCCAAGACTCTCCATATATGTGATTCCCACTAGGCTGGGTCAGGTAGGGCCCATTCAAGTTAGAACTGAAACGTCAATAAAAACATACAGTTTGTTTTAGGATCATTTCTACGATCAACTAGCCATTGTATTTGGCATATAAAAAGGATTGGTTTATTGTGCATGAAGAAATTTCCTCAGAATTAGCTATCATTAAAACAATTAGTATGGAATTTACGGAGTCTGCAGTCATTTGCATATAACAATTGGTATCCAACCAACTGGAACAGTTATTGGGCAATGATTGTGACCAATCAAATGTATTAAAGAAGACGACgatttttaatcaaatacaaACCCAACAGGACATGAAAGGCAACACATCAGTCGTAGCCCCTGAAACTGTTAAACTCATTGTCTTTAGCAGCTGTTAAGTCACCAACACCAAAACGGCAATGTTGACTGAAGCTGTTTCTCTGGACCTGGCTAGAAGACATGTCTTCAAAATGGTCGTTCACCAAATTGACCCTATAGCTATGAGGTTACGTTATCCTACCTGTAACAACTGTTGAACCACCAGCCAGATTTGAGCAGACGCCCACAATGCTGAAAGCTGTGGTCTTTGTCGCAGTCAGGTGTACTGAACTTCATACCATCATGGCGGAGGAGTGACGAAGCAGGGTAGTGGAAGGAGTCGCCTTAGAGTATattacataaaaatgaaatatcaacaataaagTAGAGTTTACGGACATGTCGGAAATCGACACTGATAGAGAATACGTCTTACAATAAAAAGTTAACAAAACTGGAGCCACTTACCAGCAGTCCCGGTGTATTTTCCTACACTTAGCTGGTACCAGCTTGATTCACTGCCGACATTGAAATCCCGGTACTCCGCCCACTTCTGTAATCTGTTCCAATCTTCTATGTTAACGCGAAGAGTCATGTGACCCTCATTTGTCAAGCTATGAAGAAGGTCATTACCTATCCAGAAATTCCTAGATACATTTCCGAATCCACTTTTGTAGTCGTTCCAATTTCTTTCGAAGTTTTCAGTCCCGTCGACACGTCTTTGTATTGTGGTCCAACCACCGCCATCATGCTCCAGATCACAGTACACTTCAAAGGTTCTTACTGAAACAACCATGCTCGCTTATATGTATGTGACACCTTCGGTAGAATTCATTTTCGGGTTGATGTTCTGCTGAATTCGGTATGATATCGATATTTAGATAAATCATTCCGAATGATCCACCAATATAAATGTAACGTTATAAcgttgtatataatattttgctGTACACTTGTGACACAAGTGGCTTTCATTCTGCTGAACCCAAATGACACTAAAACGTCCCTAATGAGCGAACTGGCTCTATTTTATGTAAAAGTGTTCACTTTATTCTGTATCTGCTAAATCGCCGACTTCTATTGGTCATTCCAGAGCAATCCTCTTTGTCAATGGCCATTTCAATTCAAATCCCAATACCGTGTATAGTAATGAATAGCATGCGGTACTACAACACTAAATTACCGGCCAGAAAGGACACGTGCAGATTGATCTAGTACACATTTATCTCTTTAGGAAGGAAGGCGTCCATTGTGTGAAAAAACATAGTTGGTTTATCTAAATACAATTCTTAAAATGACTCATTTACTCGCTAAGGACGTACAATGTGTGTATAAAATCCTTGTGCAAGCCATGGACATTGTCACAGATGTTAGTGGCGAGATGGtgatttttgttatgttttcagTGAATGTTAAGAAACCTAGCATGTAGTTAAATCACAGACATGGATCTATAAAAACTATTGCAGATATTCTTATTAAAAGGCGACGCATCACCGATGTTACTTCAAGGCAGCACACAGGTAGCTCGTTTTACAACATGTGAAGTCTATAAAGTATTCTGCCAAATCAAGAAAATCATATTGTTTACAGTGTTTTAGGGGTTTCAACATTTTAAGacattactgtatacctccATCCGAGGGTTGTATTCTGTATACTCCACTTTGTATTGACCCCATCCTCTGCGCATGGGCACAGTCTTTCGGTGTCGCTTAACcatacaacaaaaataaaatactttaaTATCCACACTTCATTCAAACCTCGGTAATAAGCATTATGATTTATCAATACATACATAActttatatagatttactgtTATGGCATTATTCCACAGATCATTAGGTCAGACAAACTGAGAACGCGAAAAAAATAGAATGACACATTTGATGATATTGTATGAAGTAATTTGTAAGTAACagttcttttatatatatcaagaaGCAGACGTCGATGAATGTCGATTTGATACATTAATATTCTGTATGATTGTGATCTGTTGATCATTCAATGATACCTTTCGGCCTAAGGGTTGACGTTGTTTTCGTCATAATATTGTTGTTTGGTGTTGATACAGTGGTGGT
Above is a window of Pecten maximus chromosome 7, xPecMax1.1, whole genome shotgun sequence DNA encoding:
- the LOC117331513 gene encoding fibrinogen-like protein 1, which translates into the protein MINIWPYLVTLTILLVYPVPGYGQTHLYQELDSHGMRLTALEGIVFNLTNTCTNIQQNYEDIKKENGLLKTAVQNLTARLEALEQTGTGHAAHSSIGGLSQHVTHMLSSTAVSTSPTTTVSTTSPTTTESTTPTTTESTSPTIPVSTSPTTTESTTPTTTESTTPTTTESTSPTTTESTTPTTTESTTPTTTVSTPNNNIMTKTTSTLRPKATPKDCAHAQRMGSIQSGVYRIQPSDGVRTFEVYCDLEHDGGGWTTIQRRVDGTENFERNWNDYKSGFGNVSRNFWIGNDLLHSLTNEGHMTLRVNIEDWNRLQKWAEYRDFNVGSESSWYQLSVGKYTGTAGDSFHYPASSLLRHDGMKFSTPDCDKDHSFQHCGRLLKSGWWFNSCYSSNLNGPYLTQPSGNHIYGESWGQPSMDGTGIEWYPWRKHQYSF